The following proteins are co-located in the bacterium genome:
- a CDS encoding GIY-YIG nuclease family protein produces the protein MNVNYCVYMLTCNDKKLYIGCTSNLKERIERHRKGNVPATQNRLPIELMCYISFRNKYLAYNFEKYLKSGSGRVFLKRHLL, from the coding sequence ATGAATGTGAATTATTGTGTTTATATGTTGACTTGTAATGATAAAAAACTTTATATAGGTTGTACCAGTAACCTTAAAGAAAGGATTGAACGACATAGGAAAGGGAATGTTCCTGCTACACAAAATAGATTACCAATTGAATTAATGTGTTACATCTCTTTTCGCAATAAATATTTAGCTTATAATTTTGAAAAGTATCTCAAATCAGGCTCTGGAAGAGTATTTCTAAAAAGACATTTGCTATAG